In Blautia sp. SC05B48, a single genomic region encodes these proteins:
- a CDS encoding immunoglobulin-like domain-containing protein — MKKFFVFLLVVICLGMGAGVVYMKSSEDNEGPKITFEEGKDTNYISDMTEEDLLKGVKAQDDRDGDVTDSLTVETIYPKNDGKQVSVIFVAKDKNNNVTKKEFTMEAQDGSAENPQLGLIDNDGLPEDGDSTDTTEPVEETDMQDGTEADSTDAESGDSTEGELTPEEQAQKTQEDKIEQLSPQDPKMYLTTYYVEVPVGTTLDKLSYVKDIQDDTDSTSDLFKKIQITGDVNTAAPGTYELTYYVVDNSGNSSNGAVLTVVVK; from the coding sequence ATGAAGAAATTTTTTGTGTTTTTATTAGTGGTCATCTGCCTTGGTATGGGAGCCGGTGTAGTATACATGAAGAGCTCTGAGGATAATGAAGGACCGAAGATCACATTTGAAGAGGGAAAAGATACAAATTATATATCCGATATGACAGAAGAAGATCTTCTGAAGGGTGTAAAGGCACAGGATGACAGGGACGGAGATGTTACAGATTCTCTTACCGTAGAAACCATATATCCGAAGAACGACGGAAAACAGGTTTCCGTTATCTTTGTTGCAAAAGACAAAAACAACAATGTAACAAAAAAAGAATTTACCATGGAGGCTCAGGACGGCAGCGCCGAAAATCCGCAGCTGGGACTGATCGATAATGATGGACTCCCAGAGGACGGAGATTCCACAGACACCACAGAGCCGGTAGAAGAGACAGATATGCAGGATGGGACAGAGGCAGACAGCACAGATGCTGAAAGCGGAGATTCCACAGAAGGAGAACTGACCCCGGAGGAACAGGCGCAGAAGACACAGGAAGACAAGATCGAGCAGCTCTCTCCGCAGGATCCAAAGATGTATCTGACTACCTATTACGTAGAGGTACCAGTAGGAACTACGTTGGATAAATTAAGCTACGTAAAGGATATCCAGGATGATACAGACTCAACCAGTGATCTTTTCAAAAAAATCCAGATCACCGGTGATGTAAATACAGCCGCACCGGGAACTTACGAGCTTACATATTATGTAGTCGACAACAGTGGAAACAGCTCCAACGGAGCCGTACTGACTGTTGTTGTAAAATAG
- a CDS encoding YveK family protein, producing MENQTVNNNDEVEIDLGEVFHLLLSKLGVIILSGIVFCLAAVMGTMLLITPKYESTTKIVVLSKQDSSTLTNQDIQTSTSLTKDYAELIKSRTVTEGVIAQLNLDMTHEKLLKKLSVDTPTDTRVVSITVTDTDPYTAAEIANAVRDIASKHIQQVMDIKAVNVVETANIPDEPSSPSVPKNGVIGGLLGILLAAAVVIIVYLTNDTVKTPEDVEKYLGLSVLGTIPYSSKMGKKSKKKKKRHA from the coding sequence ATGGAAAATCAGACTGTTAACAACAACGACGAAGTAGAGATCGATCTTGGTGAGGTATTTCACCTGTTACTGAGCAAGCTGGGTGTTATCATTTTATCCGGTATTGTTTTCTGCCTGGCAGCTGTTATGGGAACCATGCTTCTGATCACACCGAAGTATGAATCCACAACCAAGATCGTGGTACTGTCCAAGCAGGACAGCAGCACACTGACCAATCAGGATATCCAGACGAGTACATCACTGACAAAGGACTATGCGGAGCTGATCAAGAGCCGTACAGTTACCGAGGGTGTGATCGCACAGCTGAACCTGGATATGACACATGAGAAGCTCCTTAAGAAGCTTTCCGTAGATACACCAACCGATACACGAGTAGTATCCATCACAGTTACAGATACCGATCCTTATACAGCGGCAGAGATCGCAAACGCAGTAAGAGATATTGCTTCCAAGCATATCCAGCAGGTTATGGATATCAAGGCAGTAAATGTGGTAGAGACAGCAAACATTCCGGATGAGCCGTCAAGCCCAAGCGTACCGAAAAACGGTGTGATCGGCGGACTTCTGGGTATCCTTCTGGCAGCAGCCGTTGTGATCATCGTATATCTGACAAACGATACCGTAAAGACACCGGAAGACGTAGAGAAATATCTTGGATTAAGTGTACTTGGTACGATTCCGTACTCTTCCAAAATGGGCAAGAAATCCAAAAAGAAAAAGAAACGTCACGCATAA
- a CDS encoding CpsB/CapC family capsule biosynthesis tyrosine phosphatase: protein MKGLYDIHCHILPGVDDGARNMEESLWMLNKEYQEGVRHVILTPHFRYDMFEPHMNIVTRQFMQLRRAAMNIGDEGMRLYLGCELHSSMDMVECLKKGRRLTLAGSRYVLVEFSNGDEKNYIEERVRSLLMNGFIPIIAHVERYKATRNDIGFLTELKDMGAHIQVNADTISGQDGFGAKTFARKVMKHGLLDFVGSDGHRKTERIPEIGKCVAKMEKTMGSEYVKKIFIKNPRKITG, encoded by the coding sequence ATGAAGGGACTTTATGATATTCATTGTCATATCCTCCCCGGGGTGGATGACGGTGCAAGAAACATGGAAGAATCACTCTGGATGCTCAATAAGGAGTATCAGGAGGGCGTACGTCATGTGATCCTGACACCACATTTCCGGTATGATATGTTTGAGCCGCATATGAACATTGTGACAAGACAGTTCATGCAGCTGCGCAGAGCAGCCATGAATATTGGTGATGAAGGCATGAGGCTTTATCTGGGCTGTGAACTCCATTCCAGTATGGATATGGTGGAATGCCTTAAGAAGGGACGGCGGCTTACCCTTGCAGGTTCCAGATATGTGCTTGTGGAATTCAGCAACGGAGATGAGAAAAATTATATTGAAGAACGGGTCAGAAGTCTTCTGATGAATGGTTTTATCCCGATCATCGCTCATGTGGAACGTTATAAGGCTACCCGGAACGATATCGGATTCCTGACAGAGCTGAAGGATATGGGAGCACATATCCAGGTCAACGCAGATACCATCAGCGGTCAGGACGGATTCGGGGCAAAAACCTTCGCACGGAAAGTCATGAAGCATGGGCTTCTGGATTTTGTCGGTTCCGACGGACACCGTAAGACGGAGCGTATCCCGGAGATCGGCAAATGTGTCGCCAAAATGGAAAAAACAATGGGGAGCGAATATGTAAAGAAGATCTTTATCAAAAATCCCCGGAAAATCACAGGGTAA
- a CDS encoding polysaccharide biosynthesis tyrosine autokinase, which translates to MIKVKLSNWKSDHQMDEAYKALRTNIQFCGADKKVIALTSCTPNEGKSSVAFNLAASLAESGKSVLLIDADLRKSVLMGRVTVDQEVMGLAHYLSKQAKLSDVICATTLPKFHIIFSGIVPPNPAELLGNRLFKDMIRVVRDVYDYVIVDTPPLGLIIDSAIIADSCDGSVIVVESGTISYRFVQEVRDQLAKSNCPILGTILNKVDYSKAGNYGHYGKYGKYGKYGKYGSYGDYGESSSK; encoded by the coding sequence ATGATTAAAGTTAAACTGAGCAACTGGAAGTCTGATCACCAGATGGATGAGGCTTATAAAGCTCTGCGAACAAATATCCAGTTCTGCGGAGCAGATAAGAAAGTGATCGCACTTACCAGCTGTACTCCTAATGAGGGAAAGAGCAGTGTGGCATTTAATCTTGCTGCCTCTCTTGCTGAGAGCGGCAAATCTGTGCTTCTGATCGATGCCGATCTGCGTAAATCCGTTTTGATGGGACGTGTGACAGTAGACCAGGAGGTTATGGGACTTGCCCATTATCTTTCCAAGCAGGCCAAACTTTCCGACGTGATCTGTGCCACTACACTTCCGAAGTTCCATATTATCTTCTCCGGTATCGTACCTCCGAACCCGGCAGAGCTTCTCGGAAACAGACTTTTCAAGGATATGATCCGTGTGGTAAGAGATGTTTATGATTATGTTATTGTAGATACACCGCCGCTTGGACTGATCATCGACAGTGCTATCATAGCAGATTCCTGTGACGGATCTGTAATCGTCGTTGAATCCGGTACCATCAGTTATCGTTTTGTACAGGAAGTAAGAGATCAGCTTGCCAAGAGCAACTGTCCGATCCTGGGAACTATCCTGAACAAGGTGGACTACAGCAAGGCCGGCAATTACGGTCACTATGGCAAGTATGGTAAATACGGCAAGTACGGCAAGTATGGTTCCTACGGAGATTATGGTGAGAGCAGCAGTAAATAA
- a CDS encoding homocysteine S-methyltransferase family protein — MTKQEFQKLTEDHVLLLDGATGSNLMKAGMPRGVCTESWVLEHKDVIQSLQKAYIEAGSHIIYAPTFGGNRINLTMHGLEDQIEQINHTLAGYSKEIAPEGVLVAGDITTTGKMMAPAGDMTYEKAFEVYQEQIGYLRDAGVDLIVAETMINIEETLAAVDACQSVCELPIICTVTVEADGSIFSGGNAIEAAMSLEAAGADAVGINCSVGPDQLVSVIRNIKENVSIPVIAKPNAGMPQIDDLGNAVYSMTPADFAGYMKVLVDNGASVIGGCCGTTPEFISETAQVLGLR, encoded by the coding sequence ATGACAAAACAGGAATTTCAGAAATTGACCGAAGATCATGTCCTGCTGCTGGATGGTGCTACCGGCTCCAACCTGATGAAGGCCGGCATGCCACGTGGTGTCTGCACAGAGAGCTGGGTGCTTGAGCACAAGGATGTGATCCAGTCCCTGCAGAAGGCATACATCGAGGCGGGAAGCCATATCATCTATGCGCCTACCTTCGGCGGAAACCGTATTAACCTCACTATGCACGGGCTGGAGGATCAGATCGAACAGATCAATCATACCCTGGCCGGCTATTCAAAGGAGATTGCACCGGAGGGTGTTTTAGTAGCAGGTGATATCACCACCACCGGCAAGATGATGGCACCGGCCGGTGACATGACTTACGAAAAAGCCTTCGAAGTCTATCAGGAACAGATCGGCTATCTCCGTGACGCAGGTGTGGACCTGATCGTAGCGGAAACCATGATCAACATCGAGGAGACACTGGCTGCTGTAGACGCCTGCCAGAGTGTCTGCGAGCTTCCTATCATCTGTACCGTGACTGTAGAAGCAGACGGAAGTATCTTCAGCGGCGGAAATGCCATAGAGGCTGCCATGTCCCTGGAAGCTGCAGGTGCAGACGCTGTCGGCATCAACTGCTCGGTTGGCCCGGATCAGCTGGTATCGGTTATCCGCAATATCAAAGAGAACGTTTCCATTCCTGTCATCGCCAAACCCAATGCGGGAATGCCCCAGATCGATGATCTTGGAAATGCAGTTTACAGCATGACGCCTGCTGATTTTGCAGGTTATATGAAGGTGCTTGTGGACAACGGTGCCTCCGTGATCGGCGGATGCTGTGGTACCACACCGGAGTTTATTTCGGAAACCGCGCAGGTGCTTGGACTTCGATAA
- the ptsP gene encoding phosphoenolpyruvate--protein phosphotransferase, translated as MEIYKGTSAFSGIAIGKILYYHRGEYQIRQSMVDNVKKELDRLDNARTAVKNQIQHMYKNGAPLPKEQELTLKRQLKLLSGGSFQRAVESMITTEKVSAAYAVQITRDELANVFRKLEDEAVKEQIENIREISELLIGAMGGSHARINLGDEPVILAAEQLSPNELLEMNKASLLAVVMHQGSVISHVSIMAKSMEVPTLVEVEIEKEWDGHMAIVDGYTGTLYIDPEPELLKEYEIRHAADKEEREELLRLRNQKDITVDGKEIKLLANIGNLDDLNTVLYYGAAGIGLLRSEFQYLGRENYPRENELFRAYKKVAEGMDERPAVIRTVDLGADRQAEYMAIPDEVNPMMGNRGIRLCLDRKKMFKAQLRAIYRASAYGNINLMYPMITSEDELDEIEKLIREVKKGLDEKNIPYKNIRTGIMIETPAAVMISEELGKRVDFLSLGTNDLTQYTLAMDRQNLLLKDKYNDHHPALVKMIRMVTEAGHKSGCEVYICGELAADSNLTEAFIQMGVDGLSVVPACVLPVRKAIRSSYADEANRPAEAVKEK; from the coding sequence TTGGAGATATACAAAGGTACATCCGCTTTTTCCGGAATAGCCATTGGAAAAATACTGTATTACCACAGAGGCGAATATCAGATCCGTCAGTCCATGGTAGACAATGTAAAAAAGGAACTGGATCGTCTGGATAATGCAAGAACAGCGGTAAAGAACCAGATCCAGCATATGTATAAAAACGGAGCACCCCTCCCAAAAGAGCAGGAGCTGACCCTGAAACGGCAGCTGAAGCTCTTAAGTGGCGGCAGCTTCCAGCGGGCCGTGGAAAGCATGATCACGACAGAAAAGGTCAGTGCAGCTTACGCAGTCCAGATAACCAGGGATGAGCTTGCCAATGTGTTCCGCAAGCTGGAGGACGAGGCTGTCAAAGAACAGATCGAAAATATCAGGGAGATCTCCGAGCTGCTGATCGGCGCCATGGGTGGCTCCCATGCACGGATCAATCTGGGAGATGAGCCGGTGATCCTTGCAGCAGAGCAGCTTTCCCCCAATGAACTTCTGGAGATGAACAAAGCCAGTCTTCTGGCGGTAGTCATGCATCAGGGGTCTGTTATTTCCCATGTATCGATCATGGCAAAATCCATGGAAGTCCCCACCCTGGTCGAGGTGGAGATAGAGAAAGAATGGGATGGCCATATGGCTATTGTAGATGGGTATACAGGAACACTGTATATCGATCCGGAGCCGGAGCTTCTTAAGGAATATGAGATCCGTCATGCAGCAGATAAGGAAGAACGGGAAGAACTTTTGAGACTTCGGAACCAGAAGGATATCACAGTCGATGGCAAGGAGATCAAGCTTCTGGCAAACATCGGAAATCTGGACGATCTGAATACGGTTCTTTATTACGGAGCGGCAGGTATCGGCCTTCTCCGAAGTGAATTCCAGTATCTCGGAAGAGAGAATTATCCAAGAGAGAATGAGCTGTTCCGTGCCTATAAAAAAGTAGCCGAGGGTATGGATGAACGTCCGGCAGTGATCCGTACCGTGGACTTGGGGGCAGACCGTCAGGCAGAATATATGGCAATTCCTGATGAGGTCAATCCTATGATGGGAAACCGTGGCATCCGCCTCTGCCTTGATCGCAAAAAAATGTTCAAAGCGCAGCTTCGGGCTATTTACCGTGCAAGTGCCTATGGAAATATCAACCTGATGTATCCGATGATCACGTCCGAGGATGAGCTGGATGAGATCGAGAAGCTGATCCGGGAGGTAAAAAAGGGTCTGGATGAGAAGAACATTCCTTACAAAAACATCCGTACCGGAATTATGATCGAGACACCGGCAGCGGTCATGATCAGTGAAGAACTTGGAAAACGTGTAGATTTTCTGAGCCTTGGAACCAATGACCTGACCCAGTATACTCTGGCCATGGACAGGCAGAATCTTCTTTTGAAGGATAAATACAACGATCATCATCCGGCGCTTGTAAAGATGATCCGCATGGTAACAGAGGCAGGACATAAGTCAGGATGTGAAGTTTACATATGCGGAGAGCTGGCAGCAGATTCCAATCTTACCGAAGCTTTTATCCAGATGGGAGTGGACGGCCTTTCCGTTGTTCCCGCCTGTGTACTTCCTGTGCGAAAAGCAATCCGCAGCTCCTATGCGGATGAGGCAAACCGGCCGGCGGAAGCAGTAAAAGAGAAATAA
- a CDS encoding polyamine ABC transporter substrate-binding protein, which produces MKSKKAAAIMLCAILGTSMITGVSVSAKDKDELVLYTWDGMFPQEVLDDFEKETGTKVVYSNFDTDETMLEKLSQAKGGDYDVVIADDYIIDSAVKEGLVQKIDKDTVSNFKNINPLYQGQFYDPDDEYTVPYGAGIPLIVYDPEQVDIDIKGYKDLWDKSLEDSIAIVGNYRVICGITQLSMGESMNEEDVSVIDKTGEKLKELAPNIRMIQDDNTQNALLNGEASVAFLYTSQVTQALKDNPDLKVVYPEEGLGFGIMGMFVPSEAPNAKAANEFINYILEPEVSAQCINYIGYYNTNKAADDLVDESLVVPDSVTKGEIVQNVSQEAEQEYNKIWTEFKAACD; this is translated from the coding sequence ATGAAATCAAAAAAAGCAGCAGCGATCATGTTATGTGCGATACTTGGAACATCTATGATAACAGGTGTCAGTGTCAGTGCAAAGGATAAGGATGAACTGGTACTTTATACATGGGACGGAATGTTTCCGCAGGAAGTGCTGGATGATTTTGAAAAAGAAACAGGGACCAAGGTGGTATATTCCAACTTTGATACCGATGAGACCATGCTTGAGAAGCTTTCCCAGGCAAAGGGCGGCGATTACGATGTGGTAATTGCAGATGATTACATTATCGACAGCGCGGTAAAAGAGGGACTTGTTCAGAAGATCGACAAGGATACCGTTTCCAATTTTAAGAACATCAACCCCCTTTATCAGGGACAGTTTTATGATCCGGATGACGAATATACAGTACCTTACGGAGCAGGAATCCCACTGATCGTTTATGATCCGGAGCAGGTAGATATCGACATTAAAGGATACAAGGATCTCTGGGATAAGTCTCTGGAGGACAGCATTGCCATCGTAGGTAATTACCGCGTGATCTGTGGCATCACACAGCTTTCCATGGGAGAGAGCATGAACGAAGAAGATGTATCCGTGATCGACAAGACCGGTGAGAAGCTGAAAGAGCTGGCACCGAACATTCGCATGATCCAGGATGACAATACACAGAATGCACTTCTCAACGGAGAGGCAAGTGTGGCATTTCTTTATACATCACAGGTAACACAGGCACTGAAGGATAATCCGGATCTTAAGGTGGTTTATCCGGAGGAAGGTCTTGGATTTGGTATTATGGGAATGTTTGTGCCGAGTGAAGCACCGAATGCGAAGGCTGCCAATGAATTTATCAATTATATCCTGGAGCCGGAAGTATCTGCACAGTGCATCAACTATATCGGATACTACAATACAAACAAGGCAGCAGATGATCTGGTAGACGAGAGCCTGGTTGTTCCGGACAGTGTGACAAAGGGTGAGATCGTACAGAATGTAAGCCAGGAAGCAGAGCAGGAATACAATAAGATCTGGACAGAGTTTAAAGCTGCCTGCGATTGA
- a CDS encoding extracellular solute-binding protein, with protein MKRKNTIFSKLYVVLCLAFFYLPILVTMIFSFNSSKSLTRFTGFSLRWYGELINNMEISKAVYVSVTVAILATVISTVLGTITAIGLSKSRKVLKEMVLTINNFPILNPEIVTAIGLMLLFSSLGMTKGYLTMLLAHIAFCTPYVITSVYPKVRSLDPNLANAAMDLGATPYQALTKVIVPMIKEGIFAGALLAFTMSFDDFVISYFVSGNGVKNISIVVYNMTKRINPTINALSTIVIVVIVLVLLFANLIMPKLQASTVKKMDPKKRRIVAVITAAAVVLVLGKWTIVSQGNHVLRVYNAGEYMDLSLLDKFEKQYNCTVVYETFESNEMMYTKLASGETYDVLVPSDYMIERLIKEEYLQALDWKKIPNSKNLLPEVQNKDYDPGNRYSCPYFWGTVGILYNKNVVSQEDLDKEGWNILCDEKYKGDLYMYDSERDSFMIALKALGYSMNTKNLDEIQQAYEWLIRQRDTMDPIYAGDDVIDNMISGNKAMAVVYSGDASYIISENPELGYYTPQQGTNTWYDAMVITKDCNEVDLAHEFINFMLDDENALSNTEEVGYTSTVKSAFEEMKNGTYEGISSYIPQIDNPKNEIFGYQKPKIKQKFAELWTKVKAK; from the coding sequence ATGAAAAGAAAAAATACCATATTTTCAAAATTATACGTAGTGCTGTGTCTGGCATTTTTTTACCTTCCGATCCTTGTGACCATGATCTTTTCCTTTAACTCATCCAAGTCCCTGACCAGATTTACAGGATTTTCCCTGCGCTGGTACGGGGAGCTGATAAACAACATGGAGATCAGTAAGGCGGTTTATGTTTCGGTCACAGTGGCAATTCTGGCAACCGTTATTTCCACAGTGCTGGGAACCATCACAGCCATCGGACTTTCAAAATCCAGAAAGGTGCTGAAGGAGATGGTCCTTACCATCAATAACTTTCCGATCCTGAACCCGGAGATCGTAACCGCAATTGGTCTGATGCTGCTGTTTTCTTCGCTGGGAATGACGAAAGGCTATCTGACCATGCTGCTGGCACATATCGCATTCTGTACGCCCTATGTGATCACCAGCGTATATCCGAAGGTACGAAGCCTGGATCCGAACCTTGCCAATGCAGCCATGGATCTTGGCGCAACGCCATATCAGGCACTTACCAAGGTTATTGTGCCTATGATCAAAGAAGGGATTTTTGCGGGAGCGCTCCTGGCATTTACTATGTCCTTTGACGATTTTGTAATTTCCTACTTTGTTTCCGGAAACGGAGTAAAAAATATTTCCATTGTTGTATATAATATGACAAAGCGTATCAATCCCACCATCAACGCTCTTTCTACCATTGTGATCGTGGTTATTGTACTGGTGCTTCTTTTTGCAAATCTGATCATGCCGAAGCTACAGGCTTCCACCGTAAAAAAAATGGATCCGAAAAAAAGAAGGATCGTTGCGGTTATCACAGCTGCTGCGGTTGTTCTGGTATTGGGAAAGTGGACGATTGTAAGCCAGGGAAACCACGTGCTTCGTGTATATAATGCCGGAGAATATATGGACCTGAGTCTTCTGGACAAATTTGAGAAGCAGTATAACTGTACTGTTGTATATGAAACCTTCGAGTCCAATGAGATGATGTACACCAAGCTGGCCAGTGGTGAAACCTACGATGTTCTGGTTCCGTCAGATTATATGATCGAAAGACTGATCAAGGAGGAATATCTTCAGGCCCTTGACTGGAAAAAGATCCCAAACAGCAAAAATCTTCTTCCCGAGGTACAGAATAAGGACTATGATCCGGGAAATCGTTATTCCTGTCCGTATTTCTGGGGAACTGTAGGAATCCTTTATAATAAGAATGTAGTCTCTCAGGAGGATCTTGACAAAGAGGGCTGGAATATTCTCTGCGATGAAAAATATAAGGGAGATCTTTATATGTATGATTCCGAAAGGGATTCCTTTATGATCGCCCTGAAAGCGCTGGGGTATTCCATGAACACAAAGAATCTTGATGAGATCCAGCAGGCTTATGAGTGGCTGATCCGGCAGAGAGATACCATGGATCCAATCTATGCAGGTGATGATGTGATCGACAACATGATCTCAGGAAACAAGGCAATGGCGGTTGTTTATTCCGGAGATGCTTCCTATATTATCAGCGAAAATCCGGAGCTTGGCTATTATACTCCGCAGCAGGGAACCAATACCTGGTATGATGCCATGGTCATCACTAAGGACTGCAATGAAGTAGATCTGGCTCATGAGTTCATCAATTTTATGCTGGATGATGAAAATGCTCTTTCCAATACCGAAGAAGTAGGATATACTTCTACTGTAAAGAGTGCATTCGAGGAGATGAAGAACGGAACTTATGAGGGAATTTCTTCCTATATTCCGCAGATCGACAATCCAAAGAATGAGATCTTCGGATACCAGAAGCCAAAGATCAAACAGAAATTCGCAGAGCTTTGGACAAAGGTAAAAGCAAAATAA
- a CDS encoding ABC transporter permease, with amino-acid sequence MKQFKHLIKPYIIWASILIVVPLILIVLYAFTSDGNEVLTLHFTWANFAKFLEATYLSVILKSFRLGILTTLICLVCGYPLAYIISKYSEKVQSFLILMVTIPMWINMLLRTYAWMNILSDNGLVNNLLKMLGISPITMMYTDFSVIVGLVCNFMPFMIIPIHTSLSKMDKSLIEAANDLGANPFQTFWRITWKLSMPGVVNGIMMVFLLSISTFVIPKLLGGGQYMLIGNLIESQFISVGDWNFGSAISLILAVIILIFMSLMKKMDTQDD; translated from the coding sequence ATGAAACAGTTCAAGCATCTGATCAAGCCGTATATCATCTGGGCTTCGATCCTGATCGTGGTACCATTGATCCTGATCGTGCTTTATGCATTTACCTCAGATGGAAATGAAGTTCTGACCCTGCATTTTACATGGGCGAATTTTGCAAAATTTCTGGAAGCTACATATTTAAGTGTTATCCTGAAATCCTTCCGCCTGGGTATCCTGACCACACTGATCTGCCTGGTCTGCGGGTATCCGCTGGCGTACATTATCTCCAAATATTCCGAAAAGGTGCAGAGCTTTCTGATCCTTATGGTCACCATTCCCATGTGGATCAACATGCTTCTCCGTACCTATGCATGGATGAACATTCTTTCTGACAATGGTCTGGTGAACAACCTTCTGAAAATGCTGGGAATCTCACCGATCACCATGATGTATACAGATTTTTCCGTTATCGTGGGCCTTGTCTGTAACTTTATGCCGTTTATGATCATTCCGATCCATACATCCTTAAGTAAAATGGACAAGTCACTGATCGAAGCGGCCAACGACCTTGGTGCCAATCCCTTCCAGACCTTCTGGAGGATCACCTGGAAGCTTTCCATGCCGGGTGTTGTCAATGGTATCATGATGGTATTCCTTCTGTCCATATCAACCTTCGTTATTCCAAAGCTTCTCGGCGGCGGCCAGTACATGCTGATCGGTAATCTCATCGAGTCACAGTTTATTTCTGTAGGCGACTGGAACTTCGGAAGTGCCATCTCTCTGATACTGGCAGTGATCATCCTGATCTTTATGAGCCTGATGAAGAAGATGGATACCCAGGACGATTAA
- the potA gene encoding spermidine/putrescine ABC transporter ATP-binding protein translates to MSNKLIELKNLTKNFDDQQVLRGINLDIHENEFLTLLGPSGCGKTTTLRIIAGFEEPSGGEVLFNGIEISKLPPYKREINTVFQKYALFPHLNVMDNIGFGLNLKKVDKSVIEQKVKRMLKMVGLEGFEKRDVTLLSGGQQQRVAIARALVNEPKVLLLDEPLGALDAKIRKQMQIELKKIQREVGITFIYVTHDQEEALSMSDTVVVMNNGEIQQIGSPTDIYNEPENRFVAGFIGESNIIEGTMIKDFLVEFDGFRFECVDKGFEDNEAIEVVLRPEDLDIVEPGQAKIRGTVRNITFKGVHYEILIETELRTYMVHTTDYAEVGREVGLKFGPEDIHVMCRMGGY, encoded by the coding sequence ATGAGCAATAAACTGATCGAGTTAAAAAATCTCACAAAAAACTTTGATGACCAGCAGGTGCTCCGGGGTATTAATCTGGACATCCACGAAAACGAATTCCTTACGCTTCTGGGCCCCAGCGGCTGTGGAAAAACAACAACCTTAAGAATTATCGCAGGATTTGAGGAGCCAAGCGGCGGAGAGGTGCTGTTTAACGGTATTGAGATCTCCAAGCTGCCTCCATATAAAAGAGAGATCAACACGGTATTCCAGAAATATGCATTGTTTCCGCATCTCAATGTTATGGACAATATCGGTTTCGGCCTGAATCTGAAAAAGGTAGATAAATCTGTTATTGAGCAGAAGGTAAAAAGAATGCTGAAAATGGTAGGGTTGGAAGGCTTCGAAAAAAGAGATGTCACACTTCTTTCCGGTGGACAGCAGCAGCGAGTTGCCATTGCCAGAGCTCTTGTCAATGAGCCGAAAGTCCTTCTGCTGGATGAGCCGCTTGGTGCTCTGGATGCCAAGATCCGTAAGCAGATGCAGATCGAGCTGAAAAAAATCCAGAGAGAGGTAGGGATCACCTTTATCTATGTCACCCATGACCAGGAAGAGGCACTTTCCATGTCTGATACCGTAGTTGTTATGAACAACGGTGAGATCCAGCAGATCGGCAGCCCGACAGATATCTACAATGAGCCGGAGAACCGTTTTGTGGCAGGATTTATCGGAGAGTCCAATATTATAGAAGGAACTATGATCAAAGATTTCCTGGTGGAATTTGATGGTTTCCGGTTTGAATGTGTGGATAAAGGATTTGAGGACAACGAAGCCATTGAGGTTGTTCTCCGCCCGGAGGATCTGGATATTGTGGAACCGGGGCAGGCCAAGATCAGAGGAACTGTACGGAACATTACGTTCAAGGGCGTGCATTATGAGATCCTGATCGAGACGGAGCTTCGCACATACATGGTTCACACTACCGATTATGCAGAAGTGGGACGTGAAGTGGGACTGAAGTTTGGTCCTGAGGATATCCACGTTATGTGCAGAATGGGAGGATACTAA